In a genomic window of Blattabacterium cuenoti:
- a CDS encoding HesB/IscA family protein, whose protein sequence is MVFISEEAKNKLISLMKKEGLSHNVSFVRFGVKSGGCSGMSYELTFDQKKQEGDKLFQHKEMKILVDQDSVPYLKGTILEYSDGLDGKGFYFNNPKAKHTCGCGKSFSS, encoded by the coding sequence ATGGTTTTTATATCTGAAGAAGCTAAAAACAAATTAATTTCTCTCATGAAAAAAGAAGGACTTTCTCATAATGTTTCTTTTGTGAGATTTGGAGTTAAATCTGGTGGTTGTTCAGGAATGTCTTATGAGCTTACTTTTGATCAAAAAAAACAAGAAGGAGACAAGCTTTTTCAACATAAAGAAATGAAAATACTAGTTGATCAAGATAGTGTTCCTTATTTGAAAGGAACAATATTAGAATATTCAGATGGATTAGATGGAAAAGGATTTTATTTTAATAATCCTAAAGCTAAACATACATGTGGATGTGGAAAGAGTTTTTCATCATAA
- a CDS encoding DUF192 domain-containing protein — MKKNNIFLFLIICFCFIINSSERFFDDSDMFLEIGNLLEIKFIKNGELYLINNNFIIKKIDIELAYLDTEKKNGLKYRSYIKENRGMLFLLKNQEEYKQINMKNVQIPLDIVYIDQFDTVIFVNKYINPMKDIEIINFPSNTNIKYILEVNAGMTNKWGVKEGLTKISWVVKNN, encoded by the coding sequence ATGAAAAAAAACAATATTTTTTTATTTTTGATAATATGTTTTTGTTTTATTATAAATTCTTCTGAAAGATTTTTTGATGATTCTGATATGTTTTTAGAAATTGGGAATCTGTTAGAAATCAAATTTATTAAAAATGGAGAATTATATTTAATAAATAATAATTTCATTATAAAAAAAATAGATATAGAATTAGCATATTTAGATACGGAAAAAAAAAATGGATTAAAATATAGATCTTATATAAAAGAAAATAGAGGAATGTTATTTTTATTGAAAAATCAAGAAGAATATAAACAAATAAACATGAAAAATGTACAAATTCCTCTAGATATTGTATATATCGATCAATTTGATACTGTTATTTTTGTGAATAAATATATAAATCCTATGAAAGATATAGAAATTATAAATTTCCCTTCAAACACAAACATAAAATATATTTTGGAGGTTAACGCTGGAATGACAAATAAATGGGGGGTTAAAGAAGGACTAACTAAAATTAGTTGGGTTGTTAAAAATAATTAA
- the lgt gene encoding prolipoprotein diacylglyceryl transferase, translated as MERLGYIIWDPIHKFNLWKNFFIHVYSLMFVISFLLGWYIMKYFYQNDNINKKYLDHLFIFTFFGTFIGARLGQALFYDFSYFSDHWIEIFLPIRRNQHNFLLGFIKGYEFIGFRGLSSHGATVGIILSSFFYCKTILKDKSFIWLCDRLCIPISISSVFIRIGNFFNSEIVGKPCSEKLPWGVKFVQMDTEYGEIVPRHPTQIYESISYLIIFLLLWYLYKIGKKNHNGFLSGIFFILLWSVRFFLEFLKEPQGKETINFLSINTGQWLSIPFIIFGFLLLNVSKIKKYS; from the coding sequence ATGGAAAGATTAGGATATATTATTTGGGATCCTATTCACAAATTTAATTTGTGGAAAAATTTTTTCATTCATGTTTATAGTCTAATGTTTGTGATTTCTTTTTTGTTAGGATGGTATATCATGAAATATTTTTATCAAAATGATAATATAAATAAAAAATATTTGGACCATTTATTTATCTTCACTTTTTTTGGAACTTTTATAGGAGCAAGGTTAGGTCAAGCTTTATTTTATGATTTTTCATATTTTTCAGATCATTGGATTGAAATTTTTCTCCCTATAAGAAGAAATCAGCATAATTTTTTATTAGGATTTATAAAAGGCTATGAATTTATTGGATTTAGAGGTTTATCTAGTCATGGGGCAACTGTAGGAATCATTTTGTCTAGTTTTTTTTATTGTAAAACAATTTTAAAGGATAAATCTTTTATTTGGTTATGTGATAGATTATGCATTCCTATATCAATATCTTCTGTTTTTATTAGAATAGGAAATTTTTTTAATTCTGAAATCGTAGGAAAACCATGCAGTGAAAAGTTACCTTGGGGGGTGAAATTTGTACAAATGGATACGGAATATGGAGAAATAGTACCTAGACATCCTACACAAATCTACGAGTCAATTAGTTATTTAATAATTTTCTTATTACTTTGGTATTTATACAAAATAGGTAAAAAAAATCATAATGGATTTTTATCCGGAATTTTTTTTATTTTACTTTGGTCTGTTCGTTTTTTTCTAGAATTTTTAAAAGAACCACAAGGAAAAGAAACTATTAATTTTTTATCTATAAATACAGGGCAATGGCTAAGCATCCCTTTTATTATTTTTGGATTTCTTCTTTTGAATGTATCAAAAATAAAAAAATATTCTTAA
- the yidD gene encoding membrane protein insertion efficiency factor YidD, whose protein sequence is MKIIKNFFIKVIRLYQMLISPWIGNNCRYIPTCSNYMILSLKKWNLIKALFLSVGRIIKCNPWGSSVYDSKKSI, encoded by the coding sequence ATGAAAATTATAAAAAATTTTTTTATAAAAGTTATTAGATTATATCAAATGTTAATATCTCCATGGATAGGTAATAATTGCAGATATATACCAACTTGTTCAAATTATATGATTTTATCATTAAAGAAATGGAATCTAATCAAAGCACTTTTTCTAAGTGTAGGAAGAATTATCAAATGTAATCCGTGGGGATCTTCGGTTTATGATTCTAAAAAATCAATTTAA
- the sufB gene encoding Fe-S cluster assembly protein SufB → MKKNNKILKDLSESEYKYGFYTPIESDKIPEGLNEEVIRKITEKKKEPTWMLDWRLESYYIWKKMDPPKWANIKYQTPDFQKISYYSAPKKKIDLNNLEEVDPELINTFNRLGVPIEEQKILSGVATDIVLDSVSLVTTFQKKLQEKGIIFCSINDALKKHPNIVKKYLGSVVSKRDNFYAALNSAVFSDGSFCYIPKGIRCPMELSTYFRINENKTGQFERTLIIADKDSYVSYLEGCTAPQRKEHQLHAAVVEIIALENAEIKYSTVQNWYPGNKKGEGGVLNFVTKRGLCEKKAKISWIQVETGSSITWKYPSCILKGDFSMGKFYSLALTKDFQQADTGTKMIHIGKHTKSVIISKGISVGKAQNNYRGLVKIASQAIHSRNFSQCDSLLIGNKCGAHTFPYIHVYNSTSKVEHEATTSKIGENQIFYCNQRGISTEKAISLIVHGFSNEVLKKLPMEFAIEAQKLLEISLEGSVG, encoded by the coding sequence ATGAAAAAAAATAATAAAATACTGAAAGATTTATCTGAATCTGAATACAAATATGGTTTCTATACTCCAATAGAATCAGACAAAATTCCAGAAGGTTTAAATGAGGAAGTTATTCGAAAAATAACAGAAAAAAAAAAGGAACCAACATGGATGTTGGATTGGAGGTTAGAATCTTATTATATATGGAAAAAAATGGATCCTCCAAAATGGGCTAATATAAAATATCAGACTCCAGATTTTCAAAAAATAAGTTATTACTCTGCTCCCAAAAAAAAAATAGATTTAAATAATTTGGAAGAAGTAGATCCAGAATTAATAAATACCTTTAACAGATTAGGAGTTCCTATAGAAGAACAAAAAATACTTTCAGGTGTAGCAACAGATATAGTATTAGATTCCGTTTCTTTAGTTACTACATTTCAAAAAAAATTACAAGAAAAAGGAATCATATTTTGTTCTATAAACGATGCTTTAAAAAAACATCCAAATATTGTAAAAAAATATTTAGGTTCAGTTGTTTCCAAAAGAGATAATTTTTATGCAGCCTTAAATTCGGCTGTATTTTCAGATGGTTCTTTCTGTTATATTCCAAAAGGAATACGTTGTCCTATGGAACTATCTACATATTTTCGTATTAATGAAAATAAAACTGGTCAGTTTGAAAGGACTTTAATTATCGCAGATAAAGATTCTTATGTTAGTTATCTAGAAGGATGTACTGCTCCACAAAGAAAAGAACATCAATTACATGCAGCTGTGGTAGAAATTATAGCATTGGAAAATGCCGAAATTAAATATTCTACCGTTCAAAATTGGTACCCTGGAAATAAAAAAGGAGAAGGAGGTGTTTTAAATTTTGTTACAAAACGTGGATTATGTGAAAAAAAAGCAAAAATATCTTGGATACAAGTAGAAACAGGTTCTTCAATCACCTGGAAATATCCATCTTGTATTTTAAAAGGTGATTTTTCCATGGGAAAATTTTATTCTTTGGCTTTAACTAAAGATTTTCAACAAGCAGATACGGGAACTAAAATGATACATATAGGAAAACATACTAAAAGTGTTATTATATCAAAAGGAATATCCGTTGGAAAAGCTCAAAATAATTACAGAGGTTTGGTAAAAATTGCTTCTCAAGCGATCCATTCTCGTAATTTTTCTCAATGTGATTCTTTATTAATTGGAAATAAATGTGGAGCTCATACTTTTCCATATATTCATGTATATAATTCCACTTCCAAAGTGGAACATGAAGCTACAACTTCAAAAATTGGAGAAAATCAAATTTTTTATTGTAATCAAAGAGGAATAAGTACAGAAAAAGCAATTTCTTTAATTGTTCATGGTTTTAGTAATGAAGTTTTGAAAAAACTTCCCATGGAATTTGCAATAGAAGCCCAAAAACTTTTAGAAATTTCTTTGGAAGGATCTGTAGGATAA